The genome window ATGGTTGAAGGTGTTGAGACGAATAGTTTGTGCAGCACATGCGCAGTAAGATGGATTAAGAGGGTGAGAAATGTGTGTATGAGAAGTGGTAAACAGGTTAGTTTAGGTGAAAAAAATGGACAATTTAACATCATTGGAGAACTGGATATCgttctaaatgtttttttatacgtATACGGAGGATAGCTTTACATCGACCCCAcaaagaagtgggaaaagatgcagagaaagaagaaggcaGAGGATGGCTTGACATCCACCCCAcaaagaagtgggaaaagatgcagagaaagaggaagacagaGGATGGCTTTACAACCACCCCAcaaagaagtgggaaaagatgcagagaaaaagaagaagacacaGGATGGCTTTACATTGACCCCAcaaagaagtgggaaaagatgcagagaaagaagaagacagagaaaaggcTTTACATTGACCCCAcaaagaagtgggaaaagatgcagagaaagaagaagacagagaaaaggcTTTACATTGACCCCAcaaagaagtgggaaaagatgcagagaaagaagaagacagaggaTGGCTTTACATCCACCCCAcaaagaagtgggaaaagatgcagagaaaaagaagaagacacaGGATGGCTTTATATTGACCCTACAacgaagtgggaaaagatgcagagaaagaagaagacagaggaTGGCTTTACATCCACCCCAcaaagaagtgggaaaagatgcagagaaagaagaagaaagaggatggCTTTACATCCACCCCAcaaagaagtgggaaaagatgcagagaaagaagaataaagaggatGGCTTTACATCGACCCCAccaagaagtgggaaaagatgcagagaaagaagaagaaagaggatggCTTTACATCCACCCCAcaaagaagtgggaaaagatgcagagaaagaagaagaaagaggatggCTTTACATCGACCCCAccaagaagtgggaaaagatgcagagaaagaagaagaaagaggatggCTTTACATCCACCCCAcaaagaagtgggaaaagatgcagagaaagaagaataaagaggatGGCTTTACATCGACCCCAccaagaagtgggaaaagatgcagagaaagaagaagaaagaggatggCTTTACATCCACCCCAcaaagaagtgggaaaagatgcagagaaagaagaataaagaggatGGCTTTACATCGACCCCAccaagaagtgggaaaagatgcagagaaagaagaagaaagaggatggCTTTACATCCACCCCAcaaagaagtgggaaaagatgcagagaaagaagaagacagagaaaaggcTTTACATTGACCCCAcaaagaagtgggaaaagatgcagagaaaaagaagaagacacaGGATGGCTTGACATCGACGCCAcaaagaagtgggaaaagatgcaaagaaagaggaagacagaGGATATGGCTTTCGTTACACCTGCTTCGGACGTTTCGATCTCCAGTCATCTAAATTGTTCAGAATGGGGTTTCCTGAATTCATTCTCATAACAATATGATCTGGGTCATCATCAACAGACATATTTCCTGCCAACCTTGCATTAGTTTTA of Macrobrachium rosenbergii isolate ZJJX-2024 chromosome 11, ASM4041242v1, whole genome shotgun sequence contains these proteins:
- the LOC136843517 gene encoding splicing regulatory glutamine/lysine-rich protein 1-like, with product MQRKKKAEDGLTSTPQRSGKRCRERGRQRMALQPPHKEVGKDAEKKKKTQDGFTLTPQRSGKRCRERRRQRKGFTLTPQRSGKRCRERRRQRKGFTLTPQRSGKRCRERRRQRMALHPPHKEVGKDAEKKKKTQDGFILTLQRSGKRCRERRRQRMALHPPHKEVGKDAEKEEERGWLYIHPTKKWEKMQRKKNKEDGFTSTPPRSGKRCRERRRKRMALHPPHKEVGKDAEKEEERGWLYIDPTKKWEKMQRKKKKEDGFTSTPQRSGKRCRERRIKRMALHRPHQEVGKDAEKEEERGWLYIHPTKKWEKMQRKKNKEDGFTSTPPRSGKRCRERRRKRMALHPPHKEVGKDAEKEEDREKALH